A section of the Enterococcus montenegrensis genome encodes:
- a CDS encoding response regulator transcription factor translates to MKKVLIVDDEPSIVTLLTFNLEKEGYVVTSATDGTTGLKLALTKDFDFIILDIMLPGIDGIEITKKLRQEKKETPILLLTAKDDTIDRILGLEIGADDYLTKPFSPREVLARMKAIFRRMRPVETPLRANEPKDTDDELTGEILQIGAIKADMDNYEVTVNDVKIFLTPKEFELLVYFMKRKDRVIDRDTLLDRIWNFDFAGQSRIVDVHVSHLREKIEEDPKNPRYLLTVRGFGYKFQEPKA, encoded by the coding sequence ATGAAAAAAGTGTTAATCGTTGACGATGAACCTTCCATCGTCACATTGCTGACCTTTAATTTAGAAAAAGAAGGTTACGTTGTGACCTCTGCCACAGATGGTACAACTGGCTTAAAATTGGCTTTAACCAAAGATTTTGACTTTATTATCTTAGATATTATGCTGCCGGGAATTGACGGCATTGAAATTACGAAAAAATTACGGCAAGAAAAAAAAGAAACGCCGATTTTATTATTAACGGCAAAAGATGATACGATTGATCGAATTTTAGGCTTAGAAATCGGCGCTGATGATTACCTGACTAAACCCTTTAGTCCCAGAGAAGTTTTGGCCCGCATGAAAGCTATTTTTCGACGGATGCGTCCAGTTGAAACTCCGTTGCGCGCCAATGAGCCAAAAGATACCGACGATGAATTAACCGGAGAAATTTTACAGATTGGTGCAATTAAAGCGGATATGGATAATTACGAAGTCACCGTTAACGACGTAAAGATATTTTTAACCCCCAAAGAATTTGAATTACTCGTCTACTTTATGAAGCGAAAAGATCGTGTGATTGACCGTGATACGCTATTAGACCGCATCTGGAATTTCGACTTTGCCGGTCAAAGTCGCATCGTGGATGTCCACGTTTCACATTTACGGGAAAAAATTGAAGAAGATCCTAAAAATCCCCGCTATCTTTTAACAGTTAGAGGCTTTGGTTACAAATTTCAGGAGCCCAAAGCATGA
- a CDS encoding putative DNA-binding protein, whose amino-acid sequence MEIEKTNRMNALFEFYSTLLTEKQMNYMELYYADDFSLGEIAEEFQVSRQAVYDNIKRTEKILEDYERKLHLFSDYIVRGEVLDRAESYIKAHYPKDAELPQFLQELQEIDE is encoded by the coding sequence ATGGAAATCGAAAAGACAAATCGTATGAATGCATTATTTGAATTTTATTCTACGCTTTTGACCGAAAAGCAGATGAATTATATGGAGTTGTATTACGCCGATGATTTTTCACTAGGGGAGATTGCAGAAGAATTTCAGGTGAGTCGTCAGGCAGTTTATGATAATATAAAGCGGACGGAAAAAATTTTGGAAGATTATGAGCGCAAGCTTCATTTATTTTCGGACTATATTGTTCGCGGCGAAGTTTTAGATCGGGCAGAAAGCTACATTAAGGCCCATTATCCTAAAGATGCAGAGCTGCCGCAATTTTTGCAGGAACTGCAAGAAATCGATGAATAG
- the rpsP gene encoding 30S ribosomal protein S16: MAVKIRLKRMGSKKKPFYRIVVADSRSPRDGRFIETVGTYNPLIDPAEVTIKEDLVLDWLQKGAQPSDTVRNILSKQGVMKKHHEAKYTK, translated from the coding sequence ATGGCAGTAAAAATCCGTTTAAAACGTATGGGTTCTAAAAAGAAACCTTTTTACCGTATCGTAGTAGCAGACTCTCGTTCTCCTCGTGATGGACGTTTCATCGAAACTGTAGGTACTTACAATCCTTTGATTGACCCTGCAGAAGTAACAATCAAAGAAGATTTAGTACTTGATTGGTTGCAAAAAGGTGCACAACCTTCTGATACTGTTCGTAACATCCTTTCAAAACAAGGCGTTATGAAAAAACACCACGAAGCAAAATATACGAAATAA
- a CDS encoding ATP-binding cassette domain-containing protein → MKLTQLKKIIGTKTVLTDIDFTLHENEIVGLIGRNGSGKTTLFRTIAGNYLPDEGSITINGQNITQDTKLKTEIFYIDELDNFLKYYPLQGINDFYRTAYPKFNQDLYLQLMKEHGLNQRLHYRKMSKGMQGLYQMILAISSSAKYLLLDEPFDGLDIIVRKKVIGLLLTHLAEDGRSALIASHNLQELEGIIDRALLIKGQTIAKDYKLENMRANARKIQLVFRTKQIPPIVKENSKLVTIQGRVIVAIFENYTAELAATIKSYEPLVFEELPLTLEDLFEANLQKEKLLV, encoded by the coding sequence ATGAAATTAACCCAGCTAAAAAAAATAATCGGCACAAAAACTGTTTTAACTGATATTGATTTTACCTTACATGAAAATGAGATTGTTGGGTTGATTGGCCGCAACGGCTCTGGCAAGACGACTTTGTTTCGTACCATCGCTGGTAATTATTTGCCAGATGAAGGAAGCATCACGATCAATGGTCAAAATATTACCCAGGATACAAAATTAAAAACTGAAATTTTTTATATTGATGAGTTGGATAACTTTTTAAAATATTATCCACTGCAAGGGATTAATGATTTTTATCGCACCGCCTATCCTAAGTTTAATCAAGACCTTTACTTGCAATTAATGAAAGAACATGGTCTAAATCAACGACTACACTATCGCAAAATGTCTAAAGGCATGCAAGGACTCTATCAAATGATTTTAGCAATTTCATCTAGTGCCAAATATCTTTTATTAGATGAACCCTTTGATGGCCTAGATATCATTGTCCGCAAAAAAGTAATCGGCTTACTATTAACTCATCTAGCAGAAGACGGCCGTAGCGCATTAATCGCCTCTCATAATCTGCAAGAATTAGAAGGGATTATCGATCGGGCACTACTGATTAAAGGTCAAACGATTGCAAAAGACTATAAATTAGAAAATATGCGTGCCAATGCCCGCAAAATTCAGCTTGTTTTCCGCACAAAACAGATACCACCAATCGTTAAAGAAAACTCAAAGCTTGTCACAATCCAAGGACGTGTAATCGTCGCAATCTTTGAAAATTACACAGCTGAATTAGCCGCTACCATTAAAAGCTATGAACCATTAGTTTTTGAAGAACTACCGCTAACACTAGAAGATCTTTTTGAAGCCAATTTGCAAAAAGAAAAACTATTGGTTTAA
- a CDS encoding NADPH-dependent FMN reductase: MKTIGFIVGSLRKDSYNLAVAKEFAKLLPAGFEAKFIEISDLPFYNEDLENENDMPASWKRLRSEVATVDGVFFFSPEYNRSVPAALKNALDVGSRPMGSSVWGGKPALVVTASPGGIGGFGANHHIRQSLVFLDMPTLQQPEAYIGGIHNLVKEDGSIIEDTAKFFQLIVDKYIAFFNKLTAE, encoded by the coding sequence ATGAAAACAATTGGTTTTATCGTCGGTAGCCTACGGAAAGATTCTTACAACTTAGCCGTTGCCAAAGAATTTGCAAAATTATTGCCCGCTGGTTTTGAAGCAAAGTTCATTGAAATTTCAGACTTGCCTTTTTACAACGAAGATTTGGAAAATGAAAACGATATGCCCGCAAGCTGGAAACGGCTACGAAGTGAAGTGGCTACAGTAGATGGCGTCTTCTTCTTTTCACCTGAATACAATCGTTCTGTCCCTGCCGCTTTAAAAAACGCCTTAGATGTTGGTTCACGTCCGATGGGTTCTAGTGTCTGGGGTGGCAAACCAGCTCTTGTGGTTACCGCTTCTCCTGGTGGCATTGGCGGTTTTGGTGCCAACCATCATATCCGTCAATCGCTTGTCTTTTTAGACATGCCAACCTTGCAACAACCAGAAGCTTATATTGGTGGCATTCATAATCTTGTTAAAGAAGATGGCTCGATTATTGAAGATACGGCTAAATTCTTCCAACTAATCGTAGATAAATACATCGCCTTCTTCAATAAATTAACGGCTGAATAA
- a CDS encoding GNAT family N-acetyltransferase, producing MQIETKRLILRPWEKGEEHFLAEFLQDERVMYAYEGAFSDEEVSNWLNWNLKLYQEKGYSLLAMIRKSDGKIIGECGLTDQLVSGKTYLEIGYHLIYDAWGVGYGIEAAKAVKEYAFRNLGASAVVSTVRDTNLASMNVAILNGMVVKESFIKNYRNVVMPHYLFMATK from the coding sequence ATGCAAATTGAAACCAAACGTCTTATCTTGCGTCCGTGGGAAAAAGGGGAAGAACACTTTTTAGCAGAATTTTTACAAGATGAGCGGGTGATGTATGCCTATGAGGGCGCTTTTTCTGATGAAGAAGTGAGCAATTGGTTAAATTGGAATTTAAAGCTGTATCAGGAAAAAGGCTATAGTCTCTTGGCTATGATTCGCAAAAGTGATGGTAAAATTATCGGCGAATGCGGCTTAACTGATCAACTCGTGAGTGGCAAAACCTATTTGGAAATTGGCTATCATTTGATTTATGACGCTTGGGGTGTGGGCTATGGGATAGAAGCAGCTAAAGCAGTAAAAGAATATGCGTTTAGAAATTTGGGAGCATCAGCCGTTGTTTCCACTGTCCGGGATACGAATTTAGCTTCAATGAATGTTGCTATTCTCAATGGCATGGTGGTAAAAGAGAGTTTCATTAAAAATTATCGTAATGTGGTGATGCCGCATTATTTGTTTATGGCGACAAAATAA
- a CDS encoding HAD family hydrolase gives MIKLIISDLDGTFLNSQSKFDENLYQEVRQIMHRQNVIFAPCTGKQCERVEALFKNVGSEDLWILGDSATRIKHKDKYMYESLLPNTIGKKIIAKLQSIHQDFTIIACTQTAAIISEDTSAESEKMVRGSYEVVEKIADYQEINDDFVKITVYDGKLRSYEVAPQLAEFEKQAYIVASEAAWIDITNFGVHKRHTVEELQQILQVSSQETMVFGDGHNDLELMQAGEFSFAMRNAFEETKAAAKYICKSNDENGVLLTIKQLLSLQEEN, from the coding sequence ATGATTAAACTGATTATTAGTGATTTGGATGGTACTTTTTTAAACAGTCAAAGTAAATTTGACGAAAATTTGTATCAAGAAGTGCGCCAAATCATGCACCGCCAAAATGTTATCTTCGCCCCATGTACAGGTAAGCAATGCGAACGGGTAGAAGCTTTATTCAAAAATGTTGGTAGTGAAGATTTATGGATCTTAGGCGATAGCGCCACGCGAATTAAACACAAAGACAAGTACATGTATGAATCCTTACTACCTAATACCATTGGCAAAAAAATTATTGCCAAACTACAAAGTATCCATCAGGACTTCACGATTATTGCCTGTACGCAAACAGCTGCCATTATTAGTGAAGACACTTCAGCTGAAAGTGAAAAAATGGTACGGGGATCTTACGAAGTAGTTGAAAAAATAGCAGACTACCAAGAAATTAACGATGACTTTGTCAAAATTACCGTTTACGATGGAAAATTAAGAAGTTATGAAGTGGCACCCCAGTTAGCTGAATTTGAAAAACAAGCTTACATCGTGGCTTCTGAAGCAGCTTGGATTGACATTACCAATTTTGGCGTACACAAACGACACACAGTTGAAGAATTGCAGCAAATTTTACAGGTCAGCTCACAAGAAACAATGGTCTTTGGCGATGGTCACAACGACTTAGAGCTTATGCAAGCTGGTGAATTTAGTTTTGCAATGCGTAATGCCTTTGAAGAAACTAAAGCAGCTGCCAAATACATCTGTAAAAGTAACGACGAGAATGGTGTCTTATTAACGATTAAACAATTATTATCGTTACAAGAGGAAAATTAA
- a CDS encoding KH domain-containing protein, producing the protein MTDLTDLVLTIVRPLVTQPDLVKLNVEESADFYEYNLSVAPEDIGRIIGKQGRVAKAIRTIVYGVRTEGTKKVRLNILDGK; encoded by the coding sequence ATGACTGATTTAACTGATTTAGTCTTGACGATTGTTCGTCCGTTAGTTACTCAGCCTGATCTTGTTAAACTTAATGTTGAAGAGTCAGCTGACTTTTATGAGTATAATTTAAGCGTGGCACCAGAAGATATCGGTCGTATTATCGGCAAACAAGGGCGAGTAGCCAAAGCTATTCGTACAATTGTTTACGGTGTACGTACTGAAGGTACCAAAAAAGTCCGTCTAAACATTCTAGATGGAAAGTAG
- a CDS encoding DNA-3-methyladenine glycosylase I, with protein sequence MKRCDWAETGNQAMKEYHDVIWGVPEYDDQQLFRKLVLDSNQAGLSWQTILNKSVAFDEAYENFEIEKVAAFDDEKIASLMGNAGIIRNRLKITAAINNANCILQIQKEWGSFSAYLWHFVAGKPVVHYFKTSEEIPTKTPLSDEITKDLKKRGFKFVGSTIIYAFLQAVGIVNDHLTICFRHEEVQEKL encoded by the coding sequence ATGAAGCGATGTGACTGGGCCGAAACTGGTAATCAGGCAATGAAAGAATATCACGATGTCATCTGGGGCGTACCAGAATATGATGATCAGCAATTATTTCGCAAATTGGTTTTGGATAGTAATCAAGCGGGGTTAAGTTGGCAAACGATTCTAAATAAAAGTGTTGCTTTTGATGAGGCCTATGAAAATTTTGAAATTGAAAAAGTGGCTGCTTTTGATGATGAGAAAATTGCAAGCTTAATGGGTAACGCTGGCATCATTCGAAATCGGCTTAAAATTACAGCGGCGATTAACAATGCAAATTGCATTTTACAAATTCAAAAAGAGTGGGGAAGTTTTTCAGCATATTTGTGGCACTTTGTCGCAGGCAAACCGGTGGTGCATTATTTTAAAACGAGTGAAGAAATACCAACAAAAACACCACTTTCCGATGAAATTACCAAAGACTTAAAAAAACGAGGCTTTAAATTTGTTGGCAGTACAATTATCTATGCTTTCTTACAAGCTGTGGGGATTGTAAACGATCATCTTACAATTTGTTTTCGTCACGAAGAAGTACAAGAAAAGCTGTGA
- a CDS encoding ABC-2 family transporter permease, translating to MLKKIYLKRYGKALIAFAVITFGLYFLNAHSTVTNWQSQNNYYHSSQFEKDFKEHPESFTYWNQENEKDVPYTSSKDYVQDQLYVYGTAYSEHNISAKQAQKYDAKTTYYTRFGGDFTILNIFLVALAGFLLFFIDEKTAFNRFLFALPQKRKQLFRAKLLYVALPILAIFLLGQLFYVTYIKIGIPAPYLNASWSQLLHAVFSSFSLATLLFAVSIFIGSMVGNLVFGPLTWLVFVFFASFTPGSVTNFLNLFTFKEYGSFPFNLENLFIYRIGKTGGYWWMIPIFLIAAFLFIWWSYRKFTVLSLENDGDYLLHRDSRWPVWFLMWVFTGFISLNTFTNPWQSYLMLLDTPERISLFSTIISTLVTLVLLGIMLYVLVFFSTLKAAWHHYRSKKHGVELN from the coding sequence ATGTTAAAGAAAATCTATTTAAAACGCTACGGTAAAGCTTTAATTGCCTTTGCTGTCATAACTTTTGGACTTTACTTTTTAAATGCCCATAGCACTGTTACTAATTGGCAATCACAAAATAACTACTATCACTCTTCTCAATTTGAAAAAGACTTTAAGGAGCATCCGGAATCTTTCACTTATTGGAATCAAGAAAATGAAAAAGATGTACCTTATACCTCAAGTAAAGATTACGTACAAGATCAGTTATATGTCTATGGTACCGCCTACTCAGAACACAATATTTCTGCTAAACAGGCACAAAAATATGATGCCAAAACAACTTATTACACTCGCTTTGGTGGCGATTTTACTATTTTAAATATTTTTCTGGTTGCTTTAGCTGGATTTTTACTTTTCTTTATTGATGAGAAGACCGCATTTAATCGTTTTTTATTTGCACTACCACAAAAACGTAAACAGCTTTTTAGGGCGAAATTGCTGTATGTTGCCTTACCTATTTTAGCGATTTTCTTACTGGGACAACTCTTTTATGTGACATATATAAAAATCGGTATTCCAGCACCCTATTTAAATGCCAGTTGGAGTCAATTACTCCATGCTGTTTTTAGTAGTTTTAGTTTAGCTACTTTGTTGTTTGCCGTAAGTATATTTATTGGTTCAATGGTGGGAAATCTAGTATTCGGTCCTTTGACTTGGCTTGTCTTTGTATTTTTTGCTAGTTTTACTCCTGGTTCTGTTACAAACTTTTTAAATCTTTTTACCTTCAAAGAATACGGGAGCTTCCCCTTTAATTTGGAAAATTTGTTTATTTATCGCATTGGTAAAACCGGTGGCTATTGGTGGATGATTCCGATTTTTCTAATTGCAGCCTTCTTATTTATCTGGTGGAGTTATCGCAAATTTACTGTTTTGTCCCTAGAAAACGACGGAGATTACTTACTTCATCGTGATTCTCGTTGGCCCGTTTGGTTTTTAATGTGGGTCTTCACCGGCTTTATTAGTTTGAACACATTTACGAATCCATGGCAAAGTTACTTGATGTTACTAGATACTCCTGAACGTATTTCATTGTTTAGCACAATTATTTCTACGCTTGTAACGCTTGTTTTACTCGGTATTATGCTCTATGTACTAGTCTTCTTTTCTACCCTTAAAGCTGCTTGGCACCATTATCGTAGTAAAAAACACGGAGTAGAACTGAACTAA
- a CDS encoding GntR family transcriptional regulator, with translation MLTIDKNSSKPYYEQLVLGIKQQVVTGILQPGDRLPSVRELAKELLMNPNTISKAYKVLEVENVIVTVKGKGTFIKNTENIPRDEFRIQQLKQNFQALIIEAMQLQVTKHELISWLEEPQLKGGGTQ, from the coding sequence ATGCTTACGATTGATAAAAACAGTAGCAAACCCTATTACGAGCAGTTAGTTTTAGGGATAAAACAGCAAGTTGTCACTGGTATTTTGCAGCCTGGCGATCGCTTACCGTCTGTGCGTGAACTGGCTAAAGAATTATTGATGAATCCAAATACCATCAGTAAAGCTTATAAAGTTTTAGAAGTGGAAAATGTAATTGTAACCGTTAAAGGTAAGGGTACTTTCATTAAAAATACCGAAAATATCCCCCGTGATGAATTTCGTATCCAGCAGCTAAAGCAAAATTTTCAAGCATTAATTATTGAGGCCATGCAGTTGCAAGTGACCAAACATGAACTGATTAGTTGGTTAGAAGAACCACAGTTAAAAGGAGGAGGCACACAATGA
- the ffh gene encoding signal recognition particle protein, producing the protein MAFENLTERLQQAMSKLRKKGKITEADVTEMMREIRLALLEADVNLKVVKEFVKNVRQRAVGSEVLDSLSPAQQIVKIVDEELTKTLGSETATLNKSPKIPTVIMMVGLQGAGKTTFAGKLANQLIKTEKARPLMIAGDVYRPAAIDQLKVLGQQLNVPVFDMGTDVSPVEIVRQGMELAREKKNDYVLIDTAGRLHIDEKLMDELKQIKEIAQPNEILLVVDAMTGQDAVTVADSFNQQLGITGVVITKLDGDTRGGAALSIRQVTGAPIKFTGTGEKLTDLEVFHPDRMASRILGMGDMLTLIEKAQQDYDEKKAEELAKKMKENTFDFNDFIEQMDQVMGMGPLEDLLKMIPGMSQMPGIENVKVDPKQIARQKAMVMSMTPAEREDPDLLNPSRRRRIAAGSGNSVVEVNRMIKQFKEARKMMQQMTKGQMPAGMDQMFGSGIKGKMGKMAMNRMMKKQKKKKKRK; encoded by the coding sequence ATGGCATTTGAAAATCTAACAGAACGCCTGCAACAAGCCATGAGCAAGTTGCGTAAAAAAGGAAAGATTACTGAGGCTGATGTCACAGAAATGATGCGGGAGATCCGCTTGGCATTACTAGAAGCCGACGTTAATTTAAAAGTTGTCAAAGAATTTGTTAAAAATGTACGTCAAAGAGCAGTCGGATCAGAAGTTTTAGATAGTCTATCACCAGCGCAACAAATTGTTAAAATCGTTGATGAAGAACTAACCAAGACTTTGGGAAGTGAGACTGCAACCTTAAATAAATCACCAAAAATTCCGACGGTTATCATGATGGTGGGGTTACAAGGGGCTGGTAAAACAACATTTGCTGGTAAACTTGCCAACCAACTGATTAAAACGGAAAAAGCCCGACCACTAATGATTGCCGGTGACGTTTATCGTCCAGCGGCGATTGATCAATTGAAAGTTTTAGGCCAACAATTAAATGTTCCAGTATTTGATATGGGAACTGATGTCAGTCCAGTGGAAATTGTGCGCCAAGGGATGGAATTAGCACGGGAAAAGAAAAATGATTATGTTTTAATCGATACAGCGGGTCGCTTGCATATTGACGAAAAGCTGATGGATGAATTAAAACAAATCAAAGAAATTGCCCAGCCCAATGAAATTCTTTTAGTCGTAGATGCTATGACAGGGCAAGATGCGGTTACAGTTGCAGATAGCTTTAACCAACAACTAGGTATCACGGGGGTCGTGATTACCAAATTAGATGGGGATACCCGAGGTGGTGCCGCCCTTTCCATTCGTCAAGTGACTGGTGCACCAATTAAATTTACCGGTACTGGTGAAAAATTAACGGACTTAGAAGTTTTCCATCCCGACCGGATGGCGAGTCGTATTTTAGGCATGGGGGATATGCTGACCTTAATTGAAAAGGCGCAACAAGATTACGACGAGAAAAAAGCGGAAGAATTAGCGAAAAAGATGAAGGAAAATACCTTTGACTTTAACGATTTCATTGAACAAATGGATCAAGTCATGGGGATGGGACCTTTAGAAGATTTATTAAAAATGATTCCAGGAATGAGTCAAATGCCAGGAATTGAAAATGTTAAAGTCGATCCTAAACAAATCGCCCGCCAAAAAGCAATGGTGATGTCGATGACACCAGCCGAACGAGAAGATCCGGACTTGTTAAATCCAAGTCGCCGTCGCCGCATTGCTGCAGGTTCTGGTAATTCAGTGGTTGAAGTGAATCGCATGATTAAGCAATTTAAAGAAGCCCGTAAAATGATGCAACAAATGACAAAAGGTCAAATGCCGGCGGGAATGGATCAGATGTTTGGTTCTGGCATTAAAGGTAAAATGGGCAAAATGGCTATGAACCGTATGATGAAAAAACAAAAGAAAAAGAAAAAACGTAAATAA